Genomic segment of Triticum aestivum cultivar Chinese Spring chromosome 6A, IWGSC CS RefSeq v2.1, whole genome shotgun sequence:
AATAACTGGCTACAAACGTAAAACAAAATAAGGTGGTAATTAAGATGCCAGTAGCCACTGACCTCATGATCACACCACGTTGGTGGAAGTAAAGTGCTCCTTGCCAGTATGCGGCATACCAGTCATCGGACGGGAGAACGTGTAACATGCTTCTAATGGTCCCCGCGGCCTCCCCTTCACGAACAAAAGATCTCTCGTCCCACCGCTTTGTTCTCGATGagaaggcaagcaaaacaaaattcGACGGTGGCCATTCTCTCTCTAGTATGTGAGGGCCAACCAATTTGTTAATGCTTGACAAGGGAATGAAGGGAACATACTTGACTAAGAAGACCTCAAAGTGCGGTGACACCGTAGGATCAAACACCAAGTATTGGTCATGGAAGTCCATGTAACGATCTACATGATCAACATCCTCCATGCCCGGTGTACACATAACCGGAGGGGTAGGCAGATGCGTCCACTGTCGTGTGGCGGGATTAAGCACCCAGATCTCTTTAGCTGCGTCGTCCTTGAGCAGGAGGAGGCCGTTGCAGTGCTGCGTGATCGCTAAATGTTTAATGGCGTCGTGGGCATCCAAGTAGTCCAAAGGGGCGATGCTCACGGATGATGAGGCGGCCGAGAAGTATCTGGGGAGCGGCTCGCCGTTCAGGTGGACGAATATACCGGTCAGCGAGTACGAAGGGAGGTCCGCGAGCAGCCGGCGGCCGTCGATGATGGCACGCCACGCCTTGCAGACGCACCGGGACGCGGCGAGGCTGGGCGACGTCGTCCGGAGGCAGCGGAAGACATTGGCGAGCAGGTCGTCGAGTAGTTGCTGCGTCAGATCCTCCGCCGACGTCGTCCTATCCATCGTTATCTGCGCAACTTGGTGCTGCTGCGATCGAGTATAATGGTTCGATAGTCGATACTTATTAGGGCGTGGGAGAGTCGGATCGGACTAAATTGGGCCGGCCGAACTATCCATTGGGCTTCGATGACACAGATACCAATTCTGAGATCCTCAACTTATTCCCCTAAAAGTTTCTAAAAAAAAACTTATTCCCCTAAAAACCCGTAAAAAAACTTATTCCCCTAAAAATGGAGAAAAAAAAGATCCTCAACTTGTTCACTATGTTCCGGAATTGCTTTGCCTCTTTCTTCCAATATAATCATCAGTTCTACTTATGCTAATATGCTGGTATGATaataaacaaaaacaaagaacaagagataagataaaaacaagaaacaaaaaagacatGAGATAGATGCGCCAGGTTGCTTTATGTTATGCCTCATTGGTACTACTGCCCTAGTGCAAACAGCTGATGCTGATCTACCTAGCTTGTCGAAAGAGCACATTACCTGCAATAATTTGCAATTGTAAATCTTTATCTTagctttttttttgcggaaaaagtAACCTTTCATTAATCAAGGAGGTTCATTACAATCTAACTGGCACAACTGGCTAATTTCATCTGGTCCGTGACGGAGCCAGACGGCAGTGCGAGAAGAAACCCTGCCCATCTGAGCAAGGGTGTGAGCTACAGGATTTTGGCCTCGTCTCACATGTAACAGCACAACTTCACGTCCAGATTTCAGTAGTAGTTTTGCTTCCTCCACCATGGCTGCCATCGGGGACCTATTTGGTTCCCCATCCTTTAGCATGTTGACAGCAACGGAGCAGTCTGATTCAAGGATGAACGGCTCCTTACTCCACTCCAGAGCAAGAGCCAAGCCTTCTGCACAGGCAGCGACTTCAGCTTCGAGCGCGCTGCAGCAGGTGTGCAGGAATCGGCAAGATGAAAAAATTATGTTGCCCTCAGAACTACGTAATATCATTCCAGCTCCACCAGTTCCATCCTCCACATGGAAAGCCCCATCAATGTTTAGCTTGTTCCATCCTTCCGGCGGCCGGCTCCAGCGTGCAGGTGCGTCAACAGAGTGTGCTGGTTGTGGCCTGCTAGCGCGGCACCGGCCGTCTTGCTCCTTGGTGATCACCATCTTGCCCTTCTCAATACTTGCTTCCGGATGCTGCTTAATGCACAATAATGAATCAATGTAGCTATTCAAGAACCTCCGTGACACAGCGATAGGAGGAGCTGGCTTGTTGTGGGATATCTCATTGTGGACATGCCACGTTCTCCAGAGTGTAATGAGGACTGGTAGTCGTTCATCATCATTGCACTGATTGAGGAGGTGCAGTAGCCATTCCGGTCCATTGTGCTTGATGTCTTCCAGCTGCGGCATGCACCAGTGCTCGCTCATCGCGTGCCATAGGCCCTGGGCCATTGGGCATCTGCAGAAGACGTGGAAAGTGTCCTCACGTTCCACACCACAAAGCGCACATATATCAGATTTCACAATGTTCCTTTTAGCTTTATTTTCCAAGGTAGCAAGCGAGTTTGTAACAAGCCTCCATGCAAATACGCGTACCTTAGGAGGGGCAGAGCACCCCCACAATGCTTCCCAGACAGCACATGTGccgtccggtgccctgctcgtGGCGCACAAAGATGTGCTGGTTCGCTCGTCGAGAGCAAGGCGGTAAGCACTCCGAACGGTGAAGACTCCCTTGGGGTCAGGCGCCCAGGCAAGAACATCGTCGATGCGGCGCGCCGATGGTTTGATTTGCATGATAGTGGATACATCCATGGGAAGGAAGTGGCGCTGCAGTAGCTCCCCATTCCATCTTCCGTCGTCAGCCAGGAGCTCTGACACACGCCGTAGACGACACGTACCCCTTGGTGTCACCGGCCTGTAAGACACTGGTCGGGGGAGCCAAGGGTCCCTCCAGATGCGGATATGCTCCCCGTTCCCGACGCGCCATATCAAGCCTTTCTTGAGCAGCTCGAGGCCGTAGTGGATGGCGTGCCATGTCGAAGAAGCATTACCTGAAAAAACCGTATCTTCCAAAGCACCATTAGGATAATATTTTGCTTTGAGTACCCGAGCACACAAAGACCTCGGGCCGTGTGAGGAGCCTCCATGCTTGCCTCGCTAGCAAGGCCTGATTAAACAAACGGAAATCACGGAAACCCATTCCCCCTCTACACTTGGGCTCGATGATCTTGTCCCACGACATCCAGTGCACCTTCCTCTTCCCTTCTTTTGAGCCCCACCAAAAGTTTCGTACTAGCCTCGAGAGATCCTCACACACCGATGCTGGAAGTTTAAACACTCCCATGATATATGTGGGTATTGCTTGTGCGATCGACTTGATAAAAACCTCCTTCCCAGCTTGAGTGATGGTGTCACCCCATATTAAAATTCGTTGAGTGAGCCTTTCTTGCAAATTTTGAAATTTTCCTTTATGCATCCTTCCATCAGGGGTGGGCAGTGCTAGGTACTTGGACTCAAAATCAGTTTGAATAACATCCAGAACATGTCTAACCTCCTGCTGTATAGCTTCTGGGCAGCTCTCTCCAAATTGAATAGAgcatttctgggggtttctgtgcTGCCCAGTTGCTAGTGCATAACTAGCAATGGCCTCTTTAACAAAACTGGCCTGTTCATGATTCGCCTTGAAGAAGAACAGTGTATCATCTGCGAAGAGAAGATGGGAGATCCCAGGAGCACCTCTGCAAATTTTTACTGGCTCAAGCGCACCTGTATCCACCCCATTCTTGAGGATCGCCGACAAACCATCAGCCACAAATAAGAATAAGAACGGAGAAAGGGGATCACCTTGCCGAAGCCCATGCGACGGTGCAAACGAGTCCAAGATGGCTCCATTAAATTTAACTGAGTATCTCACCGATGTAACACAAGTCATAATCCACTGTACCCATTGGCGAGCAAAGCCTAACTTTTCCATCGTTTGCTTCAAGAAGTCCCAATTCACACGATCATATGCTTTAGATAAATCAAGTTTATAAGCACAGAAGCTATTATCCTGGTTCTTTTCCTGTTGGATGAAGTGCATACACTCAAAGGCCAGCAGTGCATTATCAGTGATGAGCCGTCCCGGTACAAACACACTCTGGTAAGGTGAGATGATTTCATCAAGGA
This window contains:
- the LOC123130002 gene encoding uncharacterized protein codes for the protein MDRTTSAEDLTQQLLDDLLANVFRCLRTTSPSLAASRCVCKAWRAIIDGRRLLADLPSYSLTGIFVHLNGEPLPRYFSAASSSVSIAPLDYLDAHDAIKHLAITQHCNGLLLLKDDAAKEIWVLNPATRQWTHLPTPPVMCTPGMEDVDHVDRYMDFHDQYLVFDPTVSPHFEVFLVKYVPFIPLSSINKLVGPHILEREWPPSNFVLLAFSSRTKRWDERSFVREGEAAGTIRSMLHVLPSDDWYAAYWQGALYFHQRGVIMRVNLSNDKYQVIKLPKGSRKNLAGRYLGKSKNGIYCALLDDPRIRIWYLVETGDHVKWILKCSINDVYGKRTLLGFHPNKETIFVFCTLSKRVMAYHFNSSDVQDLGLLHVDRIWLSFPYTSYLMGEHSSNKQ